DNA from Vicia villosa cultivar HV-30 ecotype Madison, WI unplaced genomic scaffold, Vvil1.0 ctg.000133F_1_1, whole genome shotgun sequence:
CATCCATCCCCGCGACCGCTACATGCTTAAGATTGGAGAGATTATAGACAACCAGGAATAACTCCTTAATACACTTATCCTCCTTCGAATTTGTATGCCAAAACGAAGAAGTAAAACCATTACCGATTTTAAAAGAACAATTATTAGCAAAAATATCTACGTTGTAAATTTTCTCGAAGGACATAATATCTTTCCACCACAAGGAATTTGAAGCCCCTTTGCTATTCCCACCATTAGTAATAACATGAAGATTAATGTCACCATACCTCGCTTTCAACACTTTATACCAAAGGGCTTCAGACCCTCCAAGAATCCTCCACCTCCATTTGTTAAGGAGAGCAAAATTAAAATCGCAAATCCTTCTCAAACATAGCCCATCCTTCTCCTTAGGAAGACACACATtcctccaactaacccaatgaattttTCTTCTATCTAtcgacccccccccccccccaaaagaAAATTACTTTGCAACCTCGTAATTTCCTTCACAACTTTCAAAGGAGCCTTGTAAAAAGAAAGCATGAAAATAGAAAGGCTACAAAGAACGGGCTTAAGGAGAGTCAATCTACAACCAAAGCTTAAAGAACGCACCTTCCAATTTAAAAGGCGAGGCTTAATTTTGTTCAAGACATTATTCCAAGAAGACATACAACGAGGATTCTTCCCAATAGGAATGCCAAGAAAGGTGAAATGATTTTCCTCCCTCCTACAAGATAAAAAGTTAGAAGCTATATCCAAAAATTTATCACTAACATTAATACCAATAATCTTGCTCTTGTGATGGTTTATCCCAAGACCCGACACCATTTCGAAAGCTCTTAAGATAGCCTTGAAAATCCAAACTTGCCTTCAACAACCCTCTCCTATCAAAAGGGTATCGTCCACGAATTGGAGAACATCTACGCAACACTCTCTCTTTACCGTGAAACCAACATAATCCCCATTTTCCACCACTTTACTCACCAACCCTTTTAAAGCCTCCGCCACaatgagaaaaagaaaaggagataagGGATCCCCTTGCCTTAATCCTTTCTCCACCGCAAACTCCTTTGTAGGGCTACCGTTAACCAAAATCGACATTTTACTAGAGAAAATTAAAGTCTCCATCCATCTCAACCTGTTTCCTCCAAAACCCATCTTTCTCATCATATATCTAAGGAAGTCCCAAGAAACATTATTGTAGGCTTTTTCAAAATTTACCTTAAAAAGGAGACAACTATTCCTTTCCTTTTTCGCCAAATTCACCACCTCATTCGCCACCAAAACCCCATCCAATAATTGtctacccggaacaaaagcgGTTTGGCAATCGGAGATCACCGAATGCAACACACTTTTAAGTCTAGAAGCCAATAACTTAGAAATAGCTTTATAGATGcaacccaccaaacaaataggtCTAAAGTCATCCAATCCCAACGAATTTGGAGACTTAGGAACCAAAGTAAAAAAAGAGGAGGTAATAGCCTTTGACAACAAAGCATCATGATGAAAACACATGAAACAATTAATAAAATCCACCTTAATAATCTCCCAACACTTCTTAATGAACATGAAAGAATAACCGGACCCGGACTTTTCGATCCCTCGCAATTCCAAATTGCCTCTTTAATCTCGGTCTCCGAAAAAGGACTTTCAAGGGAAGAACGCTCTTCAAGAGACAAAGAAGAAAAAACCAATCCTCCCAAACCCGGCCTCCCATTCTCTCCCCCCGAAAATTTCTTTTGAAAATGATAGAAAACCTCCCCCTTAACTTCCTCCACCGAGTCCACCTCCCCTTTATCCGTCAACAAAGAGCCAATACGATTTCTATTCCTTCTAGCTTTCAAAACTCTATGAAAGAACTTAGAGTTTGAATCACCATCATTCAACCATTTCATTCTAGATTTTTGGATCAACATATTCTCTTTAATTTTGAGATTCAACCAAAAATCACTCGAAGCCTTTTTAATTCTAGCCATATCTAATTCCGCTTCCCAATCATCATCGTCCTCCACCAACTCAACACCATCATTAATGCCGCACACCCCTTCCTCAACCGCCAAATCAAATTTACCAAAAATATTCACATTCCACCATCTTGATCTCTCCTTAAGTAATCTCAATTTCTCTTTCAACACAAAATCACTCCTTCCCACCACCGAAATTACTTGCCATTCTTTCTCCACAAACGAATAAAAATCCTTATGAGAGAACCATTCGTTGTTGACCTTGaacggtttaggaccccaattcgAATtatcattaaacaaccaaataGGACAACGATCGGAGATGTCGCGATCACCCACAAGTTGCCCAACAACCCCCCATTTGTCAATAACTTTATCCGCCACCAAGAAATGATCCAATCTACTCCTAACTTTCCCATCCccctgatcggaaaaatagcaagtgtactatttttgcctctgtagtaataataggggaaattccccgaatgtcgatctcaaggactgcgtaggaaatacagattcgtaaaatatgattcaattgaacaaaaactaatgttttggttttgggggaatttaatccttgcaaagaaaaataatgagaaaaataaattgatttttgttatcaaatatatgagatgctagggtgagtggttgatttggcatgcaacactcagaataaagatctcttcaacaagttcataacattcagttaccacatccttagggtgtttcctcctaagtccttagtgagaaaacctttggtcttccaacctaaatcctaagtccttaggaacctaaattgaaaccaagcttttatataatcaagattatgtggtaattatagggtatccctagtcctaggtgatatctactataatcaaattatgcacaaaccctaacaactacagtcctgtatttgttagccatagattaatccttatttgaccgataaagaaaacatgaagaacattgcataatttaactgaaattcataaaccaatgtattgacgaaatcacaaattcatcgttattacaaaaaccaaatcaggaccacccccctagcattggggggtttagcctctcataatattcaagaaagacaaagtaaagaatttagacattacaaagataattgggaactttgatcttcaatggtgtccaccgttgaatctctccgtctccgaaacccttgatgaagctatcttctctcttttgtgagtttctatcgtatgatgcaaaagtcccaaaataattctctcaaactcaactaaatagtctaggtacaaatctcaggcaaatgaaatgtctaaagtaccctcaaggtggagatttagtgaaaaagccctaaaattggaagttttcacgctcacagcagcactcgccgtgcttggacgcacgggcgcccgtgctgctctttatttttatttttgctcccagccatcctgtcacgggccgtgcgtggaagcacgggcggccgtgcgtggtccctggattttgtatggagagtgtcattctcctgacacgggccgtgcgtggaagcacgggcggccgtgttagaccccagaaccttgaattttcatctttctcttgcctctccttccttcatagttgctttgacacttaagatgacttgttctaacctgaaattcgtacacaactaaccaaacggcataaaaagcatctaaataacttaaattaaaacttaatgcaatgtaaacataaaaacaatcaaacatgaaatacttaaacaaaaacaataaaacattgatcaaagtgttaccgaatcaacaaatttagaccaaatccatgatagaaattaggtagaaatggtgaccgatcaccccCCCATACAAGGTATACTTTTTCCCCTTCGAAGGAACATCCACCAAATTACTATTATCAATAAAATCCGCAAAACCACTCCATTCGGTACTACTATTATGCATCGAACAACCCTTTCTTTCTCGTCGCTCTTTAACCGCATTAAAATCACCACTAAAAACCCATTCCCCATCAGAATGATTCGATTTCAGCACATGTAAATTCTCCCATAAAATTCTTTTCTCCGCAATAGAACATGGAGAGTAAACATTAACAACATAAAAAATTTCCTCCTTCCACAACAGTTTTACACCTAAATAACCCCTACCACTGAAACTACAAACCACCTGAATGCTGCTAGAATTCCAAAGAATCAGTAAACCTCCCGAGGCTCCAATGGAAGGCGAGAAAGAAAAATCCACAGAAGAAATAGACCAGAAAATGCTAGCTAAATGAACAGAAATGTCTCTTAATTTCGTTTCTTGCAAAAAGAATAAATCATCATTACCTCTTTTAATCAACTAACTGATCCTCCTCTTCTTGACAATGCTGCCACCACCTCTAATATTAAGGGATCTGATGATCATTACAACTCTATTGTTTTCCCCAACATCCTCTGTTGTCTTTCTTTTACTTCCTTTTCCATATTATCAATTCTAATAACATAATCCTTCTTTAGATCCACCACATTCACCCCTAAATTGCTAATAATCTGCCACAGCTTCTTTCCAACATTAGAGTTTAAATGCTCACGAATCCTCCTGTTGCTCCTCACGATATCAGACTCTTCTGGTTGCTTTCCATAGAGAACAAACGTTCGTTCACGGTGCTTATGGGAGTTTCCAGCCGCTGCAGAAAAAGATGAAGTGGAGATGGAGTCCGAAATGACTTGAACACCCTTTAGAGCACTTCTTTTTTTCTTATTCTTCTGCTCGTAAGATTGGGCCTGCTCTTTCCCAAAGAATAAGGCCCATTATGCtggattaattttttaaatttgactttttttaaagTTCCTACTCTTTCCAACTTTTAAGAGACCCACTGAAGAAATCAATAGTTCCTCAGAGCACGTCACCCTAGGGGTTGGCGTGAGCGGTACACAAGTACAGTCCTCGAAAGAAGACACAACGCCTTCCACATTTTCtttctccaaaatttcctccTTTCTCATCTCCGCAAAAGTATTCTGACCTTTCCCATATTTTGCAGCGACTATGGCCTGGTTAAAGTACGAAAAGGCACTGGTTTCCGCCTCCTCTGCTTTAGAATATCCACTATCTCCTTTTTGTGTTTCTAGGTTAATATCCAAAGGATTATCCCCATCCCCTTTGTTCCCTAAACCCGATTCCGGCCAAACAACACCAACCGGCAATTCTCCATCTTCCAACTCTTCCTCCGCGAAAGCTTCCATGGGTCTACCGTCGGAAACTGAATCCTCGGATTCAGACGTAACAGTATCAACGTTGCAAGAGTTCATGCCCACGCTACTGAAAAATTCCTCCCTCAATCTCAGATTGTAAAGAATACCATCAATCTTCACCTCCTTGTCTTCGCGTAAATCAGCGTTCCATATAACACGAACCATAATCCTTGCCATGTCgaatcttttccttttcaacacaTCTTTATCTGAGCAGATATAGACACCAAAAGAATTCACAAGGTCTTCGAAGAACCTGGTGTTCCAAGCATGACACGGTACACCAAAGATTCGGAACCAGGTAACTCGCTCCATATCGACATCTTCTTTCTTCCATGGTCTAATGGCTTTGAACTACTGTCTCCACCATGTTTTAGCATCACATATCATGTCTTCAATCTCACCCTCTCTAGACTCTTCCAATAAACATAAGTTAGCACCAAGCGGCGTAGCCTTGATTGCAAAATATCCTTCAGAGAAGAAATACTCTTGGATTTTGTAGGATGAACCTGGATTAGAAACGATGCCCACATAAGCCTTTTCCATTCTAGCCTTATCCTTAGGAACTGAGGAAAACACTAAACATGTGAAAGGTTTATCTCCCACCATCGTTTGATTCTTCACCACCCCTGCGTAAGAAGCAGTGCCCTTCTAAAAAAAACTCTccctacccccccccccccacggAACCTCCATAGAATTCTGAACAAAACCTTGGTGCACTCCCTTGTTTACAGCAGTCTTGCCTACAACCACCTTCCGCTTGAAACCCACCTTTCTCTTGAACCTAGGAAGATTAGCGTGAATCTAATCTCACAGCTAGCATTCTAGCATCTTCATGTTCC
Protein-coding regions in this window:
- the LOC131624524 gene encoding uncharacterized protein LOC131624524, giving the protein MVSGLGINHHKSKIIGINVSDKFLDIASNFLSCRREENHFTFLGIPIGKNPRCMSSWNNVLNKIKPRLLNWKVRSLSFGCRLTLLKPVLCSLSIFMLSFYKAPLKVVKEITRWRILGGSEALWYKVLKARYGDINLHVITNGGNSKGASNSLWWKDIMSFEKIYNVDIFANNCSFKIGNGFTSSFWHTNSKEDKCIKELFLVVYNLSNLKHVAVAGMDGWVNGLWEWGISVMQRLIDWRMFRLRFSI